Proteins encoded in a region of the Aquila chrysaetos chrysaetos chromosome 25, bAquChr1.4, whole genome shotgun sequence genome:
- the NPW gene encoding neuropeptide W isoform X2 yields the protein MARRRLSGGAWGALVLLGLMLPAGAWYKHVASPRYHTVGRASGLLMGVRRSPYLWRRELPAEPPRRPPGGTAPAAAPPPPGRPDGETPPAPPPPAPPGPGRLLQRLLRRGWGWGWGRPRPAPARPPRSSASPT from the coding sequence ATGGCGAGGCGGCGGCTGTCGGGGGGCGCCTGGGGggccctggtgctgctggggctgatGCTGCCGGCGGGAGCCTGGTACAAGCACGTCGCCAGCCCCCGGTACCACACGGTGGGACGCGCTTCGGGGCTGCTGATGGGCGTCCGCCGCTCGCCCTACCTCTGGCGCCGGGAGCTGCCGGCCGAGCCCCCGCGCCGTCCCCCCGGGGGAaccgcgcccgccgccgccccgccgcccccgggccgCCCCGACGGGGagaccccccccgccccgccgccgccggcccccccgGGCCCCGGCCGCCTCCTGCAGCGCCTGCTCCggcggggatggggatggggatggggccgcccccgcccggcccccgcccggcccccgcggAGCTCAG